The following are from one region of the Silene latifolia isolate original U9 population chromosome 9, ASM4854445v1, whole genome shotgun sequence genome:
- the LOC141601608 gene encoding protein FAR-RED IMPAIRED RESPONSE 1-like: MGAVMRTTQRSESENSFFKRFEGKSGTLLEFLLRFKSAMDQQRHTHKKLDNEDKHTSPKLETHLALEADAAKVYTHKVFKEFQEEAKYSIDTCKSRGFAEIDSLEVTTVRDASRDRNYDVTYSPGKSFEHIIWIYSSNGVKTIPDEYVLNRWCKDALRAKSFNCNGDPAEAIDIIDAKQISMSKMWSEVHQTVGILMGSSKEVVDSFSALIKDFKDKLAPLGSQMSKEQQMVALIGCSSTQEVTIFPPKKSKNKGSGKRLLSSKTKAIALAMKPKRMCKNCKQLANHDKRNCPNPFAQHPPTPPASGFI, from the exons ATGGGAGCTGTTATGAGGACGACCCAAAGATCAGAGAGTGAAAATAGTTTTTTTAAAAGATTTGAGGGCAAATCAGGTACATTGCTTGAGTTTTTGCTGCGTTTTAAGAGTGCTATGGACCAACAACGGCATACGCATAAGAAGCTTGACAACGAAGACAAGCACACTTCTCCTAAATTGGAGACGCATTTGGCTCTTGAGGCTGACGCTGCAAAGGTGTACACTCATAAAGTTTTTAAGGAGTTCCAAGAGGAGGCCAAGTATTCAATTGATACATGTAAGAGTAGAGGTTTTGCCGAAATCGACTCTTTAGAGGTGACTACTGTAAGAGATGCAAGCAGGGACAGGAATTACGATGTCACGTACAGCCCAGGTAAAAGCTTTGA GCATATAATATGGATTTACTCATCTAACGGAGTGAAGACTATACCGGATGAGTATGTTTTGAACAGATGGTGTAAAGATGCACTCCGGGCAAAATCCTTCAATTGTAATGGTGATCCAGCCGAAGCGATTGATATAATAGATGCCAAGCAGATTTCCATGTCAAAAATGTGGTCCGAAGTACACCAGACAGTTGGGATACTGATGGGAAGCAGCAAGGAAGTAGTTGACAGCTTTTCGGCTCTCATAAAAGATTTTAAGGACAAACTGGCACCATTGGGTTCACAAATGAGTAAAGAACAGCAAATGGTTGCGCTTATTGGCTGTTCTAGTACTCAGGAAGTAACTATATTTCCACCAAAGAAATCGAAAAATAAGGGAAGTGGAAAGAGACTCTTGTCGAGTAAGACTAAAGCAATAGCCTTGGCGATGAAGCCGAAGCGCatgtgtaaaaattgcaagcAATTAGCGAATCACGACAAGAGGAATTGTCCTAACCCTTTTGCACAACACCCACCTACTCCACCAGCATCTGGG TTTATTTGA